The following are encoded in a window of Bacteroidota bacterium genomic DNA:
- the mnmA gene encoding tRNA 2-thiouridine(34) synthase MnmA — MSKKGKVLVAMSGGIDSTVTALMLHDEGYEVVGITMKTWDYAASGGSKKETGCCNLDSFNDARQAAVEHGFAHYILDIREEFGGFVIENFVDEYLAGRTPNPCVLCNTHIKWRALLKRADALDCEFIATGHYAKIRQHDNGRFVVSKAIDDTKDQSYVLWGLQQDLLSRTLLPLAPFRKTEIRQMALDYGYPELAKKSESYEICFVPDNDYRGFLKRNVEGLEERVNGGDFVDKHGNILGKHKGYPFYTIGQRKGLDIAFGKPVFVTKIDPDTNTVVLGDEEDLEQNEMKVGKLNLIKYDMISPGMEAVTKIRYKDKGALSNIYPENGTMKVKFYEHVKGIAPGQSAVFYEGDDVLGGGIIQSGSLNNQR, encoded by the coding sequence ATGAGCAAAAAAGGAAAAGTTTTAGTGGCCATGAGCGGTGGTATTGATAGTACCGTTACCGCATTGATGCTTCATGACGAGGGATATGAAGTAGTGGGCATTACTATGAAGACATGGGACTATGCTGCAAGTGGTGGAAGTAAAAAAGAAACGGGTTGCTGTAATTTGGATTCTTTCAACGATGCAAGGCAGGCTGCCGTTGAACATGGCTTTGCACATTATATTCTCGATATACGTGAAGAGTTTGGCGGATTCGTAATTGAAAACTTTGTCGATGAATATCTCGCCGGTCGTACACCTAATCCATGTGTGCTTTGCAATACACATATTAAATGGCGTGCATTATTGAAAAGAGCCGATGCATTGGATTGTGAATTTATTGCAACGGGTCATTATGCAAAGATCCGTCAGCACGATAATGGAAGGTTTGTTGTGAGCAAAGCAATTGATGATACTAAAGATCAGAGTTATGTTTTATGGGGATTACAACAGGATCTACTCAGCAGAACATTATTACCATTGGCTCCTTTCCGGAAAACAGAGATACGTCAAATGGCATTGGACTATGGCTACCCTGAACTGGCAAAAAAATCTGAGAGTTATGAAATTTGTTTTGTTCCCGATAATGATTACCGTGGTTTCTTAAAAAGAAATGTAGAAGGGCTGGAAGAAAGAGTGAACGGCGGAGATTTTGTTGACAAGCATGGAAATATTTTAGGTAAACATAAAGGCTATCCATTTTATACAATTGGACAGCGTAAAGGTTTGGACATTGCATTTGGTAAACCTGTTTTTGTAACAAAGATTGACCCCGATACCAACACCGTTGTTTTAGGCGATGAAGAAGACCTGGAACAAAATGAAATGAAGGTTGGTAAACTGAACCTGATAAAATATGATATGATCAGCCCCGGAATGGAGGCGGTTACCAAGATCCGTTATAAGGATAAAGGTGCCTTATCAAATATTTATCCTGAAAATGGAACGATGAAGGTGAAGTTTTATGAGCATGTAAAAGGCATAGCCCCGGGCCAAAGTGCCGTGTTTTATGAGGGTGATGATGTGCTTGGTGGCGGGATTATCCAGTCAGGAAGCCTTAATAATCAACGATAA
- a CDS encoding transcriptional regulator yields MKLYALLTISFFFSIQFVFAQPAHAELDPEKWAVELSKKDRSVYDSLPGLISKLQKIDSLQAFQFIDELAEKRRSKGDHFKAFFNCLKARMIFYKCYYEFQRVGKVPVNVDWVKQQLITLYSSAIDIAYRSEDDLLVAYVSYVYGSVSILFGEVGLSVMYAKNGIDLYEKLSYPVGPAQYQFLAELLYRVREYDESIRYGKKAITTWQSFPTEFKSYTVSCMNTVALGFHRQQVYDSALIFYNRALDLAKQIKDTVWTGIVSGNIGQIFYAQGKYDTAYALLKGDYNASKAKKYFDNAGNSLQWAARTNLALGNKASALAEVREAFQLLKQWPDANYLRNTYYTATQIFRELGNYDSAFYYNNLWSRINDSLEKVVATSSLAISKAKLNDETSRYNIQNLNKEKRSQLLFRNIIIASIIILFLIVVLAVNRQRLRQKLKTEKVEQEKLLMEQEVTSAKDQLKMFTENLVEKTNLIEKLELQAKGKQATSEQQEIISELSRQTILTEEDWNKFKSLFEKIHPGFFINLQEKVSDITVAELRMAALTRLHLSTSQIASILGISANSVYKTKQRLRQRLNIDAEVSIEEAITKM; encoded by the coding sequence GTGAAGCTGTACGCCCTACTTACTATTTCTTTTTTCTTCTCAATTCAATTTGTTTTTGCTCAACCTGCGCATGCAGAATTAGATCCAGAAAAATGGGCTGTTGAATTAAGTAAAAAGGATCGTAGTGTATACGATAGTTTGCCTGGCCTGATATCAAAATTGCAGAAAATTGACAGCCTGCAAGCTTTTCAATTTATAGATGAGTTGGCTGAAAAGAGAAGATCAAAAGGGGATCATTTCAAGGCGTTTTTCAATTGTCTAAAGGCCCGCATGATCTTTTACAAATGTTACTACGAGTTTCAGCGGGTTGGAAAAGTGCCTGTCAATGTAGACTGGGTCAAACAACAACTTATAACGCTATATTCTTCTGCAATTGATATTGCTTACCGATCAGAAGATGATTTGTTGGTGGCATATGTGAGCTATGTTTATGGAAGTGTTAGTATACTTTTTGGAGAGGTTGGGCTTTCTGTTATGTATGCCAAAAACGGTATCGATCTTTATGAAAAACTTTCATACCCCGTCGGGCCAGCGCAATACCAGTTCCTAGCAGAGCTGCTTTACAGGGTAAGAGAGTACGATGAATCTATCCGCTATGGCAAAAAGGCAATAACTACCTGGCAAAGTTTCCCCACCGAATTCAAATCATATACGGTAAGCTGCATGAATACGGTTGCATTAGGTTTTCATCGTCAGCAAGTTTATGATTCAGCATTGATCTTTTACAACCGGGCATTAGACCTGGCTAAACAAATAAAAGATACCGTGTGGACAGGAATCGTTTCGGGAAATATAGGACAGATATTTTATGCCCAGGGAAAATATGATACAGCGTATGCTTTATTAAAAGGAGATTATAATGCCAGCAAAGCAAAAAAGTACTTTGACAATGCAGGTAATTCATTACAATGGGCTGCAAGAACTAACCTGGCGTTGGGCAATAAAGCGTCGGCCTTAGCCGAAGTAAGAGAAGCATTTCAATTATTAAAACAGTGGCCGGATGCAAATTATTTAAGAAATACCTATTATACCGCCACGCAGATATTCAGAGAACTGGGTAATTATGATAGCGCATTTTATTATAATAATCTTTGGTCCCGGATCAATGATTCGCTTGAAAAAGTAGTAGCCACCAGTAGTTTGGCTATTTCAAAAGCAAAACTAAATGATGAAACAAGCCGCTACAATATTCAAAACCTGAACAAGGAAAAACGATCGCAATTACTGTTCCGAAACATCATCATTGCTTCAATTATTATTCTCTTTCTCATTGTTGTATTAGCTGTTAACAGGCAGCGGTTAAGGCAGAAATTAAAAACGGAGAAAGTCGAGCAGGAAAAACTATTGATGGAGCAGGAAGTAACTTCTGCTAAAGATCAATTAAAAATGTTTACGGAAAACCTTGTTGAAAAAACAAACCTGATCGAAAAGCTGGAATTGCAGGCAAAAGGCAAACAAGCAACATCAGAACAACAAGAGATCATTTCGGAACTCAGCAGGCAAACAATATTGACCGAAGAAGATTGGAATAAGTTCAAATCTCTTTTTGAAAAGATACACCCCGGATTTTTTATTAACCTCCAGGAAAAGGTTTCCGATATAACAGTTGCCGAATTGAGAATGGCAGCGCTAACCAGGCTGCATTTATCTACCAGCCAGATCGCATCAATACTCGGGATCTCTGCAAATAGTGTTTACAAAACAAAACAACGTCTGCGTCAGCGATTGAACATTGATGCGGAAGTCAGCATTGAAGAAGCAATTACTAAAATGTAA